AACGCAAGCTTTCAGCGTTCGCGCTGCTTGTTCCTGAAATGCGGAGCGGGTTCTACCCGTCGCTGATCAAAAGCTTTAGCGACGCAGCGGCCGAGTTGAGCCACCAGACGATGACTTGCAACACCGCCAACAGCGTAGAACGGCAAGGCAACGCCATCCTGCAATTGATCGATAACCGCGTCGCCGGAGTGGCGCTCGTTCCCAATACTCACGGCGCTCCGCCCGACTATCACGTCCGCCAGCTGCAGAAGAACGGTATCCCCGTCGTCCTCTTGCATCGCGACGTCCCGGGCGTTTCGGCTCCTTTGATCCACCTCAATCACGAGCAAGCCGGTTTTATGGCCGGCGAAAAGCTCGTTGAAACAGGCCATTGTCGCGTCGCGTTCTTCGGTACCCATGCGTCGATCGTCTCTGACGCGTACGCCGAGGGCTTGCGACGCGCCTTGCGGCAAGCAGGCTGCGAACTGCCCAGCGAATTGATTCACTACGGTCAGCGCGATCGAGAACTAGATATTTCTGCGGACCATCAGGCCGGGCTCGACGCCGCTCTTGAACGGATGTTCAAACTTCCAGTTGAACAACGCCCCACGGCGATCTTTAGCACCTGGGCGCCCGACGCCGAACTCATTTACCTGTCAATCAGC
This sequence is a window from Lacipirellula parvula. Protein-coding genes within it:
- a CDS encoding GntR family transcriptional regulator, encoding MSTAVPPKFELIKRQIIADIESGALSPGDRIASETELMEQHGVARMTVVRSLNDMVNEGYVVRVKGKGTFVKVHPGSGDAQRKLSAFALLVPEMRSGFYPSLIKSFSDAAAELSHQTMTCNTANSVERQGNAILQLIDNRVAGVALVPNTHGAPPDYHVRQLQKNGIPVVLLHRDVPGVSAPLIHLNHEQAGFMAGEKLVETGHCRVAFFGTHASIVSDAYAEGLRRALRQAGCELPSELIHYGQRDRELDISADHQAGLDAALERMFKLPVEQRPTAIFSTWAPDAELIYLSISRLGLRIPSDVSLLSIDGVYRSSAISRQLTGIAADEEQAGKLAAQLLEEMSNGYRPFDDQFRASVPLGFYPGATLERPPSR